A stretch of the Arvicola amphibius chromosome 8, mArvAmp1.2, whole genome shotgun sequence genome encodes the following:
- the Lancl1 gene encoding glutathione S-transferase LANCL1 isoform X2: MYTGIAVLYLHLYDVFGDPAYLQMAHGYVKQSLNCLSKRSITFLCGDAGPLAVAAVLYHKMNSEKQAEDCITRLMHLNKIDPHAPNEMLYGRIGYIFALLFVNKNFGEEKIPQSHIQQICETILNSGENLARKRNFTAKSPLMYEWYQEYYVGAAHGLAGIYYYLMQPSLHVSQAKLHSLVKPSVDFVCQLKFPSGNYPPCLDDSRDLLVHWCHGAPGVIYMLIQAYKVFREEQYLCDAYRCADVVWQYGLLKKGYGLCHGAAGNAYAFLALFNLTRDVKFLYRACKFAEWCLDYGEHGCRTPDTPFSLFEGMAGTIYFLADMLVPTKAKFPAFEL; this comes from the exons GCATCGCTGTGCTTTACTTACATCTCTATGATGTGTTTGGGGACCCTGCCTACTTGCAGATGGCGCACGGCTATGTAAAGCAAAGCCTAAACTGTTTGAGCAAGCGTTCCATCACCTTCCTGTGTGGCGATGCAGGCCCCCTGGCTGTGGCTGCTGTGCTGTATCACAAGATGAACAGTGAGAAGCAGGCAGAGGATTGTATCACACG GCTCATGCACCTAAATAAGATTGATCCCCATGCACCAAACGAAATGCTCTATGGCCGCATAGGCTACATCTTCGCTCTGCTTTTTGTCAATAAGAACTTTGGAGAGGAGAAGATCCCGCAGAGCCATATTCAGCAG ATTTGTGAAACAATCTTAAATTCTGGAGAAAACCTAGCTAGAAAGAGAAACTTCACAGCAAAGTCTCCACTGATGTATGAGTGGTACCAGGAATATTACGTGGGAGCTGCTCATGGCCTGGCAGGAATCTATTACTACCTAATGCAG CCCAGCCTTCATGTGAGCCAAGCAAAGTTACATAGTTTGGTGAAGCCCAGTGTAGACTTTGTCTGCCAGCTGAAGTTCCCTTCTGGCAATTACCCTCCATGTTTGGATGATAGCAGAGACCTGCTTGTCCACTGGTGCCACGGTGCTCCCGGGGTCATCTACATGCTCATCCAGGCCTACAAG GTGTTCAGAGAGGAGCAGTACCTCTGTGATGCCTACCGGTGCGCTGATGTGGTCTGGCAGTACGGACTGCTCAAGAAGGGCTATGGGCTGTGCCATGGAGCTGCAGGGAACGCATACGCCTTCCTGGCTCTCTTCAACCTCACACGAGATGTGAAGTTCCTGTACAGGGCCTGTAAG TTTGCTGAGTGGTGCTTAGATTATGGAGAACACGGATGCAGGACACCAGatacccccttctccctctttgaAG gGATGGCTGGAACAATCTATTTCTTGGCTGACATGTTAGTCCCCACCAAGGCCAAGTTCCCTGCATTTGAACTCTGA